GCCAACTACAATGTCAACGACAGTCGCGTCGGCTTCCAGGACAACTGGAGCCAGTTCAAGGTGGAATGGACGCCGACCTCCGATTTCACCTTGCGCAACACGGCCTACCGTCTCTCCTCGCATCGCCAGTGGCGCAACGTGGAGAGCTATTCCTACCTGCCGGCCACGGATCGCATCGCCCGTTCGAGCTATATCGAGATCTTCCACATGCAGGAGCAGTGGGGGAACCGCTTCGACGCCACCTGGCGTGGCACGATGCTCGGCTTCAGGAACGAACTGGTGGCCGGCTTCGACATCAACCGGATCCGTTTCCGCAATGTCAGCAACTCGCCCTATGGCGGCACCAGCACGGTCGATCCCGTCGGCTTCGACCCCGGCAATTTCATCAATATTGCCGGCACGCGGCCAGCCTTCCAGTCGACGGCCGACCAGACCTCGCTGTTCGCCGAGAACCGCCTGTCGCTGACCGACAATCTCGCGCTCATCGGCGGCCTGCGCTACGAGGCGCCGCGCATCCACCGCGACGATCTGATCAATCCGGCGAACACGTTCAGCGCCCTCTTCCAGGCGCTCAGTTATCGCGTGGGCATCGTCTACAATCCCATTCCCGACATGGCGCTCTATGCGCAATATTCGACCGGCATCGATCCGGTGCGAGATCTCCTGTCGCTGTCGATCAGCCAGCGCGATTTCAAGCTCTCGACCGGCCGCCAGGTCGAGGTCGGCGTGAAGCAGACGTTCTGGGGCGGGCGCGGCGAGTTCACGCTCGCCGCCTATCGCATCACCAAGGACAATCTCGTCTCGGTCGACGCGAGCAATCCGGGCGTGGCGGTGCAGGTCGGCAGCCAGTCGTCGCAGGGCATCGAAGCGGCGCTGTCGCTGAAGCTTCTGGACAACCTCAGGGTCGAGGGCAATCTCGCCCTGCTGCATGCCCAGTACGACAGTTTCCAGCAGACCGTCGGCGGGGTGGTCGTGTCCTATCGCGGCAAGCAGCCGCAGCACGTGCCGGAGCAGGTCGCCAATCTCTGGGTGACCTGGTCGCCGCTGCCGCGCCTGGAGGCGCGGGCGGGGGTGCAATATGTCGGCCAGACCTTCAGCGATTTCGCCAACACCGCCCGCCGCCCGGCCTATGCGGTCGTCAATGCCAGCGTCGACTATCGGCTCACCGACGCCGCGCGCGTCAGCCTGCGCGTCAACAACCTGTTCGACAAGGTCTATCCGGTGACCGGCTCGACGAGCATGTGGCTGCTGGGCCGCCCGCGCACGGTGGAGCTCGCCTATCATGTCAGCTTCTAGCGGCGAGATGCCGACGGCGAGCGGAGCATCGCCGCTCGCCATCACGGTGGATGCCTTGCGCGTCCGCCGCGGCGGACGCGACATCCTCGCCGACGTCACGCTCGCCGTGCCGGCCGGCACGATGACCGGCATTCTCGGTCCCAACGGCTGCGGCAAGAGCACGCTGCTCCGTTGCCTGGCCGGCCTTGAACGGCCCGACGCGGGGCGCGTGCTGATCGACGGCACCGACATTGGCGACCTGCCGCCGGCGTTGCTCGCGCGCCGCCTGGCGCTGCAGGCGCAGGATGCCGACACCGCGCTCGGCTTCCGGGTGCGCGACGTCGTCGGCCTCGGACGGCTCGCGCACCGGCGCGGGCTTCTCAGCGGGGAGGACGACCACGACCGGGCGGTCGTCGCCCGTGCCCTGGCTCTGCTCGACCTGGGCGGCCTGGCCGACAGCGCCGTCGAAACCCTGTCGGGCGGCGAGCGCCAGCGCGTCATGCTGGCCCGTGCCCTGGCGCAGGAACCGGAGATCCTGCTGCTGGACGAGCCGCTCAATCATCTCGATGTCCATCATCGGTTCGAGGTTCTGGCCCTCGTTCGCGCGCTGGGGATCACCGTGCTCGCCGTGCTGCACGATCTCGATCTTGCCGGGCGCTATTGCGACCGCGTGATGATCATGAAGGCCGGCCGGATCGTCGCCGACGCGTCACCCGAGGCGGCGCTGACGCCCGAGCATCTCGTCCCGGCCTTCGCTGTCGAGGCTACGGTCGACCGTCATCCCGCAACGCGGCAGATCCGCATCGATCTGCAGCCGATCGAAAGGGGGCGGCCATGATGCGCTTTGGCCCGGCCATTGCCCTCGCGGCCTTTGCTCTTGGAGCCTCGGCCCCCGCGCACGCTTTTCCGATCGTGGTCGAGAGCTGCTCCGACACGGTGCGCTTCGATGCGGCGCCACGGCGCGCGGTCGTCAACGATACCAACATGGTCCAGACCATGCTGGATCTCGGCCTTGCCGACAGGATCGTCGGCGTCTCCGGCATTGCCGGGGTCGAGCGCCATCTGATCGCGCCGCCGGGCGTGGTTGCCCGTCTCAACCAGTTCGTCGATCGCGCGCCGCTGCTCGAAGCCGTGCTCGGGCAGAATCCGGACTTCATGTTCGCCGGCTGGAGCTACGGTTTCACGCCTGCGCGGGGCCTCACCCCGGAGACGCTCGCCGCCATGGGCGTGAAGAGCTACGTTCTGCGCGAAAGCTGCATCCGCATCGGCCGGCGCGAGCCGATCAGCATGGAGACGCTCTACACCGACATCCGCGCGCTGGGCGCGATCTTCGGCATCGAGGACCGGGCGGCCGGCATGATCGCCGGCCTCAAGGCCCGCGTCGGGGCCGTCATCGAGCGCCTGCGCGGAGCGGGCGAACCGCCGCGTGTCATGTATTGCAGCGACTGCAATACGACGAGCCCGCCGGTCTCGGTCGGCGCCGAGGGCATGACCTCGCTGATCACGCGGCTCGCCGGCGGCCGGAATATTTTCGACGACATCCCCAACAGCTATGTCCGGGTGAGCTGGGAAGAAGTGGTCCGGCGCGATCCGCAATGGATCCTGATCAGCGACCACCGTCTTCCGGTCGAAGCGATCGTCCGCCATCTGACCTCCGATCCGCAGCTCGCCCAGGTCGAGGCGATCAGGAAGCGCCAGTTCGTCTTCATCACCTATGCCGAGCAAACGCCCTCGACGCGCTCCGTCGATGGCCTCGAGAAGATCGCGCGGGCCCTCTATCCGGAGCGGTTCGGACCATGACGGCACAGCTGGATAGGCGCCGGCCGCAGCGTTTCGGCGCGGTCCTGCGGCAACCGTCGACGCGCGCCGGCCTTTTCGCCTGGTGCGGTCTTCTTGCGCTGCTTTTGGCCTTGTCGCTGGTCGTGACCGTCGCCTTCGGCGCGGTGCGCATCCCGGTGCGCGCGGTCGCCGGCATCATCGCCGCCGAATTCGGTTTCGGCGGCGAAGCCGGAGGCTGGAGCCGGGCCGAGCGCAATATCGTGTGGGAGCTGCGGCTGCCACGCGTGATCTTGGGCGCGCTTGCCGGCGCGGGGCTTTCGGTCATCGGCGCGGCGCTCCAGGTCATCACCCGCAATCCGCTCGCCGATCCCTATCTTTTCGGCGTCTCGGCGGGGGCCTCGGTCGGCGCCGTCGCTGTCATCCTGTTCACCGGTCCCTTCGCCGGGATCGCGTCGTTGCCGCTGGCCGCCTTCGCCGGAGCCTTCGCCGCAACCGTGATCGTCTTCGTCGCGGCCGGCGGAGCGGCGGGCGCGCCGAGCAGCGCGAGGCTCGTTCTGACCGGGGTGGCGGTCTCGTTCATCCTGCACGCCGTCACCAACGGCCTCATCGTCGGCGTTGCCGACCGCGGCGCCGAGACTGTCCTGTTCTGGATGATGGGCAGCCTCGCCAATGCCCGCTGGTCGACGATCGGCGTGCCCTTCGCGGCGGTGCTCGTCGGCATTGCCTGGCTCGGCCTGCGCGCCGCCGCCATCAACGCGCTCGCTTTCGGCGACGACACGGCGCGCTCGCTCGGCGTCGACCCGGCACGGCTTCGGCTCGAGGTCTTCGCCGTCGCCTCGCTGATGACCGGCGCCGTCGTTTCGGCCTGCGGCAGCATCGGCTTCGTCGGTCTCGTCCTGCCGCATCTCGTTCGCCTCGTCGCCGGCGGCGACCTGCGTCGGCTGGTGCCGCTCTCCGCGCTTTGCGGGGCCATCTTCCTCACCTGGATCGACGTCGTCGCACGTCTCGCATTCGCGCCGCGCGAGATACCGCTCGGCGTCGTTACCGCCTCCTGCGGAGGCCTGTTCTTCCTCTGGCTGATGCGCCATCGCCGCCTCTGAGGGCGACAGCCATGACCGTCTCGAACCTTGCAAGGTGCCACCGATGACCGAAGTCCTTCCTTCCGCGCGGACCGCCATCGTGCTCTACGGCCGCGCCGCCTTCGCCCAGACGCAGAGCCTTGCACGGCTCGCCGAGGAGGTGCGGCAGGTGCTCGGACCGCTTGCCGTCGAACGGCGCATCGCGATCGCCTTCTCCGACCTGACCGGCCCGTCGCTGCCCGAGGTGCTCGATCAGCTCGCCGCCGAGGGGATCGCGGAGGCCGACATCGTCACCTGCATGGTGCCGGCCGATCCCTCGCTTTCGATCTGGCTGCCGGGCGCGCTCAGCCAGTGGCGGGCCGACCGGGCCGCCATGATGACGGTCCGGCTGTCGCCACCGGTCGAGGCCGCGCTCGACATGGCGCGGGCGGTGGCGGCGGTGCTTCGGCCGGACGGCGGCCGCGACGCCGGGGCGACCGCGCCGAGCCTCGGCAAGCCCGGCTGGTCGAAGGTCCCCGAACATGGCCGGCAGCTGTTCTTCTGCGTCGGCGCCCGCTGCCTGCACCGGGCCGCCGAGCCGCTCTATCAGCATTTGCGCACGCGCATGAAACGGCATCGCGCGCTTGCGAGCGGACCGCGCCGGGTGATGTGCGCGCGGTCGAGCTGCCTCTATCCCTGCAATCTCGGCCCGCTCATGACCGTGCATCCGGACGGCGTCTGGTATGGCGGCCTGACGCCCGAGCGGATCGACCGCATCGTCGACGAGCATCTTGCCGGCGACACCCCGGTTGCGGACTGCGTGGTGCACGTCACCAGCGGCTGACGGCCCGCTCATCCCGGATATTCGCCGAGCGTCCGCACCGCCAGCTCCGTATCGCAATATTCGGTGAGCGAAATCAGCTTGCCGCCGGCGAGCCGCAGCACGAAACAATAGCTGTTGCGGTAGGGTATGCCCGCCAGGGTGACGTTGTCGCCCTGCGCCTCGACCACCACCATGTCGCCTTCGGCGATGATCCGCCGCGGCCGGGTCTTGATCCGGCCGTCGAGGCGTTCGCGCAGCACCTTGAACAATGAGCCGAGGACGGCCTCCTTGCCGGCGAAGGTGCGCGACCAGGAACTCGCTCCCGTCAGGGTCCAGCTGAAGTCGTCGGCCATGGCGTCGACGAGAGGTTTCGACTGGCCCTCGGCGAGGGCGTTGAACACTGTCGTGACGATCGTGCGGTTGTCGGGCTGGGTCATGATGCGGCCTCGTTCGGCAATGAATGCAAGGCGACTATCGCGCCGGGCCGGCTCATTCTTCCAATCGATAGATGATATGATGTATCTTCGCCGGATGAATTTGGCCGCGATCGACATGAACCTGCTGGTTGCGCTCGACGCGCTGCTGCGCGAGGCGAGCGTCGGCCGCGCCGCCCTGCGCATCGGCCTGTCGCAGCCGGCGACCAGCCACGCCTTGCGGCGGCTCAGGGAGCTGATCGGCGATCCGCTGCTGGTGCGGGTGGGCGCGCGCATGGAGCTGACGCCGCGCGCCGAGACGCTGCGCCAGGAGCTCGCCGAGGCCCTGGATCGACTGCGCGGCCTGTTCGATGCCGAAGGTTTCGAGCCCGCGACCAGCACCAGGCGCTTCCGCCTGATGATGCCCGACCATGTCGTCGATCTCATCCTGCCGGATCTCTCTGAGGCCGCCGCGCGCGAGGCGCCCGGCATCCGCCTCGATGTCGCGCCCTGGCGCGGCCCGGCCACCATGACGGCCGAGCTCGCCCGCTCGATCGATCTCGTCATCGGCTGCACGGCCGAAGCCTTTGCCGGTTTTCATCGCCAGCGCCTGTTCGCCGATACCGAGGCGCTGGCGGTGCGCCGCGACCATCCCGACGCTGCCGCGCTGCAGCGGCTGCCGACCTTCCTGGCGGCACGCCACGTCGCCGTGGTCGGCCGCGGCCAGCGCGAGGATCCGGTCGACATCTGGCTGGGCGAGAAGGCGCTCGCCCGTTCGATCGCCATGGTGGTGCCCGGCTATCTCCAGGCGCTGCATCTGGCCGCGCGCACCGACCTCGTCGCCTTCGTGCCGCGCCGGCTCATCGAGGCGATGGCCGGGCCGCTCGGGCTTACGGTCGTCGCGCCGCCGGTCGATCCCGGACCTTACGAAGAATATCTGTTCCACCCGACCCGCGCGCAGGCCGACCCGGGCTCGGTCTGGCTGCGGCGCCATGTGCTGGCCATCGGCCGCAGGCTCGACCGGCGTCTCGTGCGCGCGGCCTGACAAGGCCGCCCGGCCGGCCATTTCCCGACGACAAGGCATGCCTCGTTGCCGGCGTTTGGCGCCCGGCACCGCCTGTTCGTGCGCCTCGGCGTTTCGTCGTAAGATATATCTTGCGCTATATATCGAACGAGACTATCTTACGATATATGAAAATAGGAGATCAGCCCATGTTTGGACTACGCAGAGGATGTGGAGACGAGCGCTGGGCGGCCGGCCGCCGCTGGCGCGGAGGTCACGGTTTCGGTGGCTGGGGCGGGCCGCAGGGCATGGGCGGCGGCAACATGCTGCGCGCCGGCCGGATGCTGGCGACCGGCGACCTCAAGCTGCTGGCGCTCGCCCTAATCGAGCAGCAGCCGCGTCACGGCTACGACATCATCAAGGTGCTCGAGGAAAAGACCGCCGGCTGGTATTCACCGAGCCCGGGAACGGTCTATCCGACCCTGACCTTCCTGGAGGAGGCGGGCTATGTGACCGCCGAGGCCGACGGCGCCAAGAAGCTCTATACGATCACCGAGGAGGGCCGGGCCCATCTCGACCAGAACCGCACCTTCGTCGATGCGGTGCTCGAACGGCTGTCGGCCGTCGGCGAGAAGGCCGAGCGCGTGCGCCGGCATTTCCGTGGCGACGAGACCCACGAGCGGCGCGAGGACGACGACATGCCGCGGTCCATCCGCGGCGCCTTCGAGGATCTGTCGCGCGTCGTGCGCCAGGTCCTGCGCGAGGATCCGAGCGCCAAGGCGCGGGTCATCGCCGCGCTCGATGCGGCGGCGGAACAATTGAAGTCGCGTAACTGAAGCGAACGGCGTCCGGAAAGCGAAGGCCCGAAGACAGGTTCACGTCCCCGGGCCTTTCATTGTCTGCGCGGGCCGGCGCCCGCCGGAGCTCAGCCGAGCGCGGTGCGCTTGACGAGCGCGCCGCCCTTCATGATCAGCGGCATGTGCCGGCCCTGGCGGGTGAGCAGGGCGAGATCCTTCAAGGGGTCGCCGTCGACGACGATCAGGTCGGCATAGGCGTCGGGCGCCACCACGCCGATCTTGCCTTCCAGCTTCAAGAGCTTCGCCGCGACATGGGTCGCCGAGCCGATCACCTCATGGGCCGGCAGGACCTGGCCGCGAATGACGAATTCCTCGGACTGGTGGCGATGCATTTCGCCAAGCAGGTCCGAGCCATAGGCCATGGCGAGGCCGGCCTTGCGCATGATTTCGAGCGACTGAAGGCCGGCGAGGCGGACATCGTCCACCTTGGCGACCGAGGCCGCCGGCAGGCCGAGCTTGGCGCCTTCGCTCGACAGCTTGTCATAGGTGACGAGCGTCGGCACGGCGACCGCGCCGGCCTTGGCGG
This portion of the bacterium YEK0313 genome encodes:
- the fhuA_2 gene encoding Ferrichrome-iron receptor precursor — protein: MSAFSVQSPGAGLRLGFSTRAKPHVAAAPIALLPASCPALPMKASGLTSSRGTVIRYVITYHKGLADVPFVHRFLSPTWTLPRPACGGLIEGPLAGAGLSSPFPSDGTRMSCHVRPRSPEHLRRSGHRTMTLLAATVLPLLAADPGRAEEAGGIAPGPTLALDTITIEGRRTIAPSGLNLSAPAVSGSRLGLTPLQTPASIEIMSGERLRERGQNTVAEAVTQNATGITWLGAPGNGGGSYASRGFAGVSSVMNLYDGTRLYVGSGTVTFPFDTWNVERIEVLRGPASVLYGEGAIGGVINVVPKKPTFSPVNAAEASIASHGGRRLAFDSGGPLSDRFAYRFNIAGTMTDGWLRPNGEFRNLAVSGALLFQATPDLAFTVSHDVGYQEPMRYFGTPLVNGRPEQRMRAANYNVNDSRVGFQDNWSQFKVEWTPTSDFTLRNTAYRLSSHRQWRNVESYSYLPATDRIARSSYIEIFHMQEQWGNRFDATWRGTMLGFRNELVAGFDINRIRFRNVSNSPYGGTSTVDPVGFDPGNFINIAGTRPAFQSTADQTSLFAENRLSLTDNLALIGGLRYEAPRIHRDDLINPANTFSALFQALSYRVGIVYNPIPDMALYAQYSTGIDPVRDLLSLSISQRDFKLSTGRQVEVGVKQTFWGGRGEFTLAAYRITKDNLVSVDASNPGVAVQVGSQSSQGIEAALSLKLLDNLRVEGNLALLHAQYDSFQQTVGGVVVSYRGKQPQHVPEQVANLWVTWSPLPRLEARAGVQYVGQTFSDFANTARRPAYAVVNASVDYRLTDAARVSLRVNNLFDKVYPVTGSTSMWLLGRPRTVELAYHVSF
- the hmuV_1 gene encoding Hemin import ATP-binding protein HmuV; this translates as MSASSGEMPTASGASPLAITVDALRVRRGGRDILADVTLAVPAGTMTGILGPNGCGKSTLLRCLAGLERPDAGRVLIDGTDIGDLPPALLARRLALQAQDADTALGFRVRDVVGLGRLAHRRGLLSGEDDHDRAVVARALALLDLGGLADSAVETLSGGERQRVMLARALAQEPEILLLDEPLNHLDVHHRFEVLALVRALGITVLAVLHDLDLAGRYCDRVMIMKAGRIVADASPEAALTPEHLVPAFAVEATVDRHPATRQIRIDLQPIERGRP
- the btuF_1 gene encoding Vitamin B12-binding protein, which codes for MMRFGPAIALAAFALGASAPAHAFPIVVESCSDTVRFDAAPRRAVVNDTNMVQTMLDLGLADRIVGVSGIAGVERHLIAPPGVVARLNQFVDRAPLLEAVLGQNPDFMFAGWSYGFTPARGLTPETLAAMGVKSYVLRESCIRIGRREPISMETLYTDIRALGAIFGIEDRAAGMIAGLKARVGAVIERLRGAGEPPRVMYCSDCNTTSPPVSVGAEGMTSLITRLAGGRNIFDDIPNSYVRVSWEEVVRRDPQWILISDHRLPVEAIVRHLTSDPQLAQVEAIRKRQFVFITYAEQTPSTRSVDGLEKIARALYPERFGP
- the hmuU_3 gene encoding Hemin transport system permease protein HmuU, with amino-acid sequence MTAQLDRRRPQRFGAVLRQPSTRAGLFAWCGLLALLLALSLVVTVAFGAVRIPVRAVAGIIAAEFGFGGEAGGWSRAERNIVWELRLPRVILGALAGAGLSVIGAALQVITRNPLADPYLFGVSAGASVGAVAVILFTGPFAGIASLPLAAFAGAFAATVIVFVAAGGAAGAPSSARLVLTGVAVSFILHAVTNGLIVGVADRGAETVLFWMMGSLANARWSTIGVPFAAVLVGIAWLGLRAAAINALAFGDDTARSLGVDPARLRLEVFAVASLMTGAVVSACGSIGFVGLVLPHLVRLVAGGDLRRLVPLSALCGAIFLTWIDVVARLAFAPREIPLGVVTASCGGLFFLWLMRHRRL
- the fdx4 gene encoding Ferredoxin, 2Fe-2S — translated: MTEVLPSARTAIVLYGRAAFAQTQSLARLAEEVRQVLGPLAVERRIAIAFSDLTGPSLPEVLDQLAAEGIAEADIVTCMVPADPSLSIWLPGALSQWRADRAAMMTVRLSPPVEAALDMARAVAAVLRPDGGRDAGATAPSLGKPGWSKVPEHGRQLFFCVGARCLHRAAEPLYQHLRTRMKRHRALASGPRRVMCARSSCLYPCNLGPLMTVHPDGVWYGGLTPERIDRIVDEHLAGDTPVADCVVHVTSG
- a CDS encoding SnoaL-like domain protein, with translation MTQPDNRTIVTTVFNALAEGQSKPLVDAMADDFSWTLTGASSWSRTFAGKEAVLGSLFKVLRERLDGRIKTRPRRIIAEGDMVVVEAQGDNVTLAGIPYRNSYCFVLRLAGGKLISLTEYCDTELAVRTLGEYPG
- the syrM1_2 gene encoding HTH-type transcriptional regulator SyrM 1, yielding MYLRRMNLAAIDMNLLVALDALLREASVGRAALRIGLSQPATSHALRRLRELIGDPLLVRVGARMELTPRAETLRQELAEALDRLRGLFDAEGFEPATSTRRFRLMMPDHVVDLILPDLSEAAAREAPGIRLDVAPWRGPATMTAELARSIDLVIGCTAEAFAGFHRQRLFADTEALAVRRDHPDAAALQRLPTFLAARHVAVVGRGQREDPVDIWLGEKALARSIAMVVPGYLQALHLAARTDLVAFVPRRLIEAMAGPLGLTVVAPPVDPGPYEEYLFHPTRAQADPGSVWLRRHVLAIGRRLDRRLVRAA
- the yqjI gene encoding Transcriptional regulator YqjI, with amino-acid sequence MFGLRRGCGDERWAAGRRWRGGHGFGGWGGPQGMGGGNMLRAGRMLATGDLKLLALALIEQQPRHGYDIIKVLEEKTAGWYSPSPGTVYPTLTFLEEAGYVTAEADGAKKLYTITEEGRAHLDQNRTFVDAVLERLSAVGEKAERVRRHFRGDETHERREDDDMPRSIRGAFEDLSRVVRQVLREDPSAKARVIAALDAAAEQLKSRN